The Mytilus galloprovincialis chromosome 2, xbMytGall1.hap1.1, whole genome shotgun sequence genome has a window encoding:
- the LOC143063701 gene encoding uncharacterized protein LOC143063701 codes for MAFNPDDTFSEFLEFCKPYLELQKSTELIKLLQKRFSDCQEEFKKSSDFADLTEIACAKIESDSKNIFIHLRDFLAELKSKQIDKKRKREATLHDEYDAPSPKSSKGETSDVDSDGGWHKFIKKTATDCKKDRSEYLDLNKTKEVISNQEEQMCITIDDSDEEDTDSSAVNLTVRKPENNTSKQPDKSSVKKIDQNVLNHTKNNSHTNKLKLVQSTTKSQVTSSTTNMCNSGLIQKLHKTIESCYSPAQSQKQQKHVTNAQLTESDKCENKCSNKKPLNDIETIVLDDDDEDEDKNEERNEIQNIKRTDKKLTSVNQEKTIRNKESSPRDTNVKKVCETIDIVNKTKDHVNTEPTRIQIIEKETEVKQLTDKETNDIGDEVEVSEQKTVACTQQKIQSSPKVETSEEPKSECKTDELTKDKEEIRISEDCQVVVPNVYKAQKETSVKVTESNIQKASGTKESNVPADEPISLIERNENSENENQEAKQEENKSGTSDIPNDQQVAKEICNGEHAAKEISNAENVEAGNESVANGDKQDEQKAEKTKTGSKKQIARLEKLLEDLRNKIEGLKEKEVTLDEMDDECSSYILEDKYQQKFVKVWKKICELKNKSAATGRPIERRFKYSGTRYPEINRKLEKFVNKRKEFPDYHDVKAVITKVNQDKKIGLGSTAIERLAREAFLDVGESLQKRRRQDLAYTSAGHVKAVDKLPEDPASHDPDLKKKLNENRKHYKEKMEQVMKKYSDIATATEPNEEENQSEDEDDEEETSQNIDVPEITTILEDRGSPVLEIFEQVSPTTCRSQDMDTDHSDVEMETGSFIIETDNAEEFSTGTDYSSITEEKTSGDEDATGSPAVLWEIDEDSISKVAIPDKSVCYVDLGSPVQIHSASVENISIHQNSEIVYERKSHNQNDEDEEECPILYTAVKIDDFEKETSLKNDDNSAKSKVQTLSVDLTTSKSRVRILTGDDDLFEMSGVEEMSDSDEDNDNCCNEISGIIDRIGSPVKDISDSHELHKQKENLKQKSSSSSDTTEFEKDCSDCNIPVDKGDKLTLIDKLCSCVRSEQVKNKVKNVLHFPQSDKEKNMEKECIGKDNHYISDQSVKLLSDSQKTLEDKNLLISKSAARKVLSLKISRNKAENNLHDSMEQGKNDNGKGNCSNLKDLSSNDIDGNSEVAAEVKVTKTMGVLKTPLVDSPSQSLNSVRDSAGLIELDSVRDSAGIIELDSVRDSEGDIELDSFRDSEGIIELSLGGSLESVESIQETLEEDEENEILTKPCDSENHNSLSKTNPFFKIVDVTSIDLDEYNTDSSDNLIGNTDSSNNPAGNTSSHGSSKHSVFETDTPENPVRTKTKVVEYAKPPSEKSKSSNKITSLFGKVDKISNFLSGKVEQNSKQTCSSSKQTDSIPQHSQNKVSKKITGAQPIDLDKSKFRATESDIAVSSVSYLQASDNKKKESKLFNKEKWNKDVVKNSIFKLKGKLPLAKKNNTDSESSDEEDDIQIIQEENMDRDSKKKEEIIVLSDSD; via the exons ATGGCTTTCAACCCAGATGATACCTTTTCAGAG TTTTTAGAGTTTTGTAAACCTTACTTAGAACTACAAAAATCTACAGAACTGATTAAATTACTGCAGAAAAGGTTTAGTGACTGTCAAGAAGAATTCAAAAAGTCTTCAGACTTTGCAGATTTAACAGAAATTGCCTGTGCCAAAATAGAAAGTGatagtaaaaatatatttattcatctTAGAGATTTTCTGGCCGAGTTAAAGTCTAAGCAGATTGACAAAAAAAGGAAAAGGGAGGCAACTCTTCATGATGAATATGATGCACCAAGTCCTAAATCTTCTAAAGGGGAGACAAGCGATGTTGATAGTGATGGGGGTTGgcataaatttatcaaaaagacTGCAACTGATTGCAAAAAAGATAGATCAGAATATCTAGACCTCAATAAAACAAAAGAAGTCATTTCAAATCAAGAGGAACAAATGTGTATAACTATAGATGATAGTGATGAGGAGGACACAGACAGTAGTGCTGTGAATTTAACAGTCAGGAAACCAGAAAATAATACATCGAAACAACCTGACAAATCCAGTGTAAAAAAGATAGATCAGAACGTACTAAATCATACCAAAAACAACTCTCATACAAATAAGCTCAAACTGGTGCAAAGCACTACAAAGTCTCAGGTCACATCATCAACTACAAATATGTGCAACTCAGGTCTCATACAAAAGTTACACAAAACTATTGAAAGTTGTTACTCGCCTGCTCAAAGTCAAAAACAGCAAAAGCATGTTACAAATGCGCAGTTGACAGAATCAGATAAATGTGAAAACAAATGTTCAAACAAGAAACCCCTAAATGACATTGAAACTATTGTATTAGACGATGATGATGAAGATGAGGATAAAAATGAAGAAaggaatgaaattcaaaacataaaaaggaCTGATAAAAAGCTGACTTCAGTAAATCAAGAGAAGACTATTAGAAACAAAGAATCTAGTCCTCGAGACACCAATGTAAAGAAAGTTTGTGAAACTATAGACATAGTGAATAAAACAAAAGATCATGTTAATACAGAACCAACTAGAATACAAATCATCGAAAAGGAGACAGAAGTCAAACAATTAACAGACAAAGAAACAAATGACATAGGGGATGAAGTTGAAG TTTCTGAACAGAAAACAGTGGCATGCACCCAACAGAAAATTCAAAGTAGTCCTAAGGTTGAAACTTCAGAGGAACCAAAATCAGAATGTAAGACAGATGAACTAACCAAGGATAAAGAAGAAATTCGAATATCAGAAGACTGCCAGGTGGTGGTACCAAATGTATATAAGGCACAGAAAGAAACTAGTGTGAAAGTTACAGAATCAAATATTCAGAAAGCTTCTGGAACAAAGGAGTCTAACGTTCCTGCTGATGAGCCTATCAGTTTGATTGAAAGAAATGAAAATTCAGAGAATGAAAACCAAGAAGCAAAACAGGAAGAAAATAAATCAG GCACCAGTGACATTCCCAATGATCAGCAAGTAGCAAAAGAAATTTGCAATGGTGAGCATGCAGCAAAAGAAATTAGCAATGCAGAAAATGTTGAAGCAGGAAACGAATCTGTAGCAAATGGAGACAAACAAGATGAACAGAAAGCAGAAAAGACTAAAACTGGTTCAAAAAAACAAATAGCTAGACTTGAAAAACTACTAGAG gATTTAAGAAATAAGATAGAAGGACTTAAAGAGAAGGAGGTTACTCTTGATGAAATGGATGATGAGTGTTCTTCATATATTTTGGAAGACAAATACCAACAAAAGTTTGTCAAAGtatggaaaaaaatatgtgaGCTGAAAAATAAATCAGCAGCCACTGGCCGTCCTATTGAAAGAAGGTTTAAGTATTCAg GGACACGTTACCCTGAGATAAACAGAAAGCTGGAGAAATTTGTCAACAAAAGAAAGGAATTTCCAGATTATCATGATGTCAAAGCTGTCATTACCAAAGTTAATCAAGACAAAAAGATTGGTTTAGG aTCTACAGCAATTGAGAGATTAGCAAGAGAAGCCTTTTTAGATGTAGGAGAATCTCTTCAGAAGAGACGAAGACAAGATTTGGCATACACCTCAGCTGGTCATGTTAAGGCTGTTGATAA ACTACCAGAAGATCCTGCATCACATGACCCAGATCTGAAGAAAAAGTTGaatgaaaatagaaaacattACAAAGAGAAAATGGAACAG GTGATGAAGAAATATTCTGATATCGCTACAGCTACTGAACCCAATGAAGAAGAGAACCAATCAGAAGATGAAGATGATGAGGAGGAAACCAGTCAGAACATTGATGTACCAGAAATAACTACAA TCCTTGAAGACAGAGGAAGTCCAGTATTAGAAATCTTTGAGCAGGTATCGCCTACCACATGTAGGTCACAAGACATGGATACAGATCATTCTGACGTTGAAATGGAAACAGGTTCTTTTATTATTGAAACTGATAATGCTGAAGAATTTTCTACAGGAACAGACTATAGTTCAATCACTGAAGAAAAGACATCTGGTGATGAGGATGCAACAGGAAGTCCAGCAGTATTATGGGAAATTGATGAAGACAGCATCAGTAAGGTGGCTATTCCTGACAAATCAGTGTGTTATGTAGATTTAGGTAGTCCTGTTCAGATTCACTCAGCTTCTgttgaaaatatttcaattcatCAAAATTCAGAAATcgtttatgaaagaaaatctcACAATCAAAATGATGAGGATGAGGAAGAATGTCCAATTTTGTACACTGCAGTTAAAATTGATGACTTTGAAAAAGAAACAAGCTTGAAAAATGATGATAACTCAGCCAAAAGTAAAGTTCAAACTTTATCTGTTGATCTAACTACAAGTAAAAGCAGAGTAAGGATATTAACAGGGGATGATGATTTGTTTGAAATGTCTGGTGTAGAAGAAATGTCAGACTCGGACGAAGATAATGATAATTGCTGTAATGAAATATCAGGCATTATAGATAGAATAGGTTCACCTGTCAAAGATATTTCTGACTCACatgaattacataaacaaaaagaaaatttaaagcaGAAATCCAGCAGTTCTTCAGATACAACTGAATTTGAAAAGGATTGTTCTGACTGCAATATACCGGTAGACAAGGGAGATAAATTGACGCTTATTGATAAATTGTGTTCATGTGTAAGGTCAGAACAGGtgaaaaataaggtcaaaaatgTGTTACATTTTCCTCAAagtgataaagaaaaaaacatggaAAAGGAATGTATAGGGAAAGACAATCATTATATTTCTGACCAAAGTGTAAAACTGCTTTCAGATTCTCAGAAAACTTTAGAAGATAAAAATCTATTAATTTCAAAAAGTGCAgctcgtaaagttttgtctttgAAAATTAGCAGAAATAAGGCAGAAAATAATCTTCATGATTCAATGGAACAAGGAAAAAATGATAATGGAAAAGGGAATTGCTCCAATTTGAAAGACTTGTCATCCAATGACATTGATGGTAATTCTGAGGTAGCAGCAGAAGTAAAGGTCACCAAAACAATGGGGGTATTGAAAACCCCATTGGTAGATTCTCCTAGTCAGTCTTTAAATTCTGTTAGAGACTCAGCAGGTCTTATTGAGTTAGATTCCGTTAGAGACTCAGCAGGTATTATTGAGTTAGATTCCGTTAGAGACTCTGAAGGAGATATTGAGCTAGATTCATTTAGAGATTCAGAAGGTATTATTGAGTTATCGCTTGGAGGATCATTAGAGAGTGTAGAAAGTATCCAAGAAACGTTGGAAGAAGATgaagaaaatgaaattttaacaaagcCATGTGATTCAGAAAATCATAATTCATTGTCAAAGACAAATCCATTCTTTAAAATTGTTGATGTGACTAGTATTGATCTTGATGAATATAACACTGACTCTTCTGACAATCTTATTGGGAACACTGATTCTTCCAACAATCCTGCTGGAAACACCAGTAGCCATGGTAGCTCAAAGCATTCCGTATTTGAAACTGATACTCCAGAGAATCCTGTAAGGACAAAGACAAAGGTAGTGGAGTATGCAAAACCTCCCTCAGAAAAATCTAAATCTAGTAATAAGATTACAAGTTTATTTGGTAAAGTGGAcaaaatttctaattttttatCAGGAAAAGTGGAACAGAACTCCAAACAGACATGCAGCTCATCTAAGCAGACAGATTCAATACCTCAGCATTCTCAAAATAAGGTCTCAAAGAAAATTACTGGTGCTCAACCTATAGATCTTGATAAGTCCAAATTTAGAGCTACAGAATCAGACATTGCAGTTTCTTCTGTATCTTATTTGCAGGCTAGTGACAATAAAAAGAAAGAGAGCAAACTTTTTAACAAAGAGAAGTGGAATAAAGACGTtgtgaaaaattctatttttaaattaaaagggaAATTACCTTTAGCAAAAAAGAACAATACTGATTCAGAAAGCAGTGACGAAGAAGATGATATTCAAATAATTCAGGAAGAAAACATGGATAGGGATTCTAAGAAGAAAGAAGaaattattgttttgtcagactCTGACTAA